One window of the Runella slithyformis DSM 19594 genome contains the following:
- a CDS encoding 2-oxoacid:acceptor oxidoreductase subunit alpha yields the protein MQQLTAVNDLVVRFANVNGTGSASANNMFAMSIFRMGIPMTAKNIFPSNIQGLPTWYEVRVSEKGYLGRREGVDIMLCVNPQSMKQDVASVKPGGYFVYDNTKNLHKDFIRDDIHYIGIPMIGICMRLYSDARQRQLFKNMIYVGALAALLDIELDVVKGIIADEFVKKPKLIEPNVQAMMAGVTYIKENYDHPLGLRVERRDLVGDAIVIDGNTACGIGAVYAGATVAGWYPITPSTSLVEAFAKYSNRLRVDPATGLKKVAIVQAEDELAALGMVLGANWNGARAFTATSGPGLSLMNEFLGLAYFAEIPAVLVDVQRGGPSTGMPTRTQQSDLLLAAYASHGDTKHVLVIPSTPTECFEFMADAFDLAERLQTPVIVMTDLDLGMNDHLTAPLKWDDTRRYDRGKVYTAEDLDALSAMGKQFGRYLDVDGDGIPYRTLPATHPTKGSFFTRGTSHDEYARYTEDGVKNAQVLDRLSKKWDTAKEILPLPEFYQAQNESNIGMIFFGTTTYAALEAIDLLKEEEGITLDAMRATAFPFHASVEAFIEAHDQVFVVEQNRDAQFRTLLINELEINPKKLIKILNYDGMPITADAIRNGIAKHLEAIKL from the coding sequence ATGCAACAACTTACCGCAGTTAACGACTTAGTAGTACGGTTTGCCAACGTCAACGGGACGGGTTCGGCCAGTGCCAATAATATGTTTGCGATGTCTATTTTTCGAATGGGCATCCCCATGACCGCCAAAAATATTTTTCCTTCCAATATTCAGGGCTTACCGACCTGGTATGAGGTGAGGGTCAGCGAAAAAGGCTATTTAGGCCGTCGCGAAGGAGTGGATATCATGCTGTGTGTCAACCCGCAAAGCATGAAACAGGATGTGGCCTCGGTCAAGCCGGGCGGGTATTTTGTGTACGACAATACCAAAAACCTCCACAAGGATTTTATCCGCGACGATATTCATTACATCGGCATTCCGATGATCGGGATCTGTATGCGCCTGTATTCTGATGCCCGGCAGCGTCAGTTGTTCAAAAACATGATCTACGTGGGCGCTTTGGCGGCCCTGTTGGACATTGAACTGGACGTAGTGAAAGGAATCATCGCCGATGAATTTGTGAAAAAGCCAAAGCTCATCGAGCCCAACGTACAGGCCATGATGGCGGGCGTGACTTATATCAAAGAAAACTACGACCATCCGCTCGGACTGCGCGTGGAGCGCCGTGATCTGGTGGGAGATGCCATTGTGATCGACGGCAACACGGCCTGCGGTATCGGTGCGGTCTACGCCGGCGCTACGGTAGCGGGATGGTACCCCATCACGCCTTCTACGTCGTTGGTGGAAGCCTTTGCCAAGTATTCCAACCGTTTGCGCGTTGACCCCGCCACAGGCCTTAAAAAAGTCGCGATCGTGCAGGCCGAAGACGAGTTGGCAGCGCTTGGTATGGTGTTGGGTGCCAACTGGAACGGTGCCCGGGCGTTTACGGCTACGAGCGGTCCGGGGCTTTCGCTGATGAATGAATTTTTGGGATTGGCCTACTTTGCCGAGATCCCCGCCGTATTGGTGGATGTGCAGCGCGGCGGTCCGTCGACGGGTATGCCTACGCGGACGCAGCAGTCGGATTTACTCTTGGCAGCCTATGCGTCGCACGGCGACACCAAGCACGTATTGGTGATCCCGAGCACGCCTACGGAATGCTTTGAGTTCATGGCGGATGCCTTTGATTTGGCCGAGCGCCTCCAAACCCCCGTCATCGTGATGACCGACCTGGATCTGGGGATGAACGACCACCTGACGGCTCCCCTGAAGTGGGACGACACCCGCCGCTATGACCGGGGGAAAGTCTATACCGCCGAAGACCTGGACGCGTTGAGCGCCATGGGCAAGCAGTTCGGGCGCTACCTGGACGTAGACGGTGACGGCATTCCGTACCGTACGCTCCCGGCCACGCACCCGACCAAAGGCTCTTTCTTTACGCGGGGCACTTCCCACGACGAATACGCGCGCTATACCGAAGACGGTGTAAAAAATGCGCAGGTGCTGGACCGTTTGTCTAAGAAATGGGATACCGCCAAGGAAATTCTGCCGTTGCCGGAGTTTTATCAGGCGCAAAACGAAAGCAACATCGGGATGATCTTTTTCGGAACCACTACCTACGCGGCCCTGGAAGCCATCGACCTGCTGAAAGAAGAAGAAGGCATTACCTTGGATGCCATGCGTGCCACGGCCTTTCCGTTCCACGCTTCCGTCGAGGCTTTTATCGAAGCCCACGATCAGGTATTTGTGGTGGAACAAAACCGTGACGCTCAATTCCGTACATTATTGATCAACGAATTGGAAATCAATCCCAAAAAATTGATTAAAATCCTGAATTACGACGGCATGCCCATCACGGCCGATGCCATCCGTAACGGCATTGCCAAGCATTTGGAAGCGATTAAGCTCTGA
- a CDS encoding family 16 glycosylhydrolase produces MNQQTIFLFLFFSVLIGTHGSQAQSFHTNKIVAHRGAWKSQGLPQNSIASLQNAIKLGCVGSEFDVRMTKDEVLVINHDAHYEGMDIETTDYADLITKPLKNGEPLPTLEDYLKEGKKQSKTMLVTEIKPSPAGKKRALLLAEKVVQTVRKLKAQKWVVYISFDYDILKKVRELDKNAKLQYLNGNLSAEQLQADNIDGLDYHFSVLQKDEQWIANAKKHGLVTNAWTVNDTLVMDYFFVRNIDFITTDEPEKALVRDARFAKEKRKLVWSDEFNYAGLPDPAKWGYDVGGKGWGNNELQYYTHADTNNALVKNGVLSITARKAKFENRDYTSARLLTKGKAEWTYGRFEIRAKLPKGRGTWPAIWMLGSNIETAGWPKCGEIDIMEHVGYDPDTLVGTIHTQSYNHVKGTQKSKKIFIKNPYTEFHVFAVDWTPDKMDFLLDGNVYLSIPNEHKTVDEWPFDKPEHLLLNVAVGGNWGGAKGIDESVFPAAMQVDYVRVFQ; encoded by the coding sequence ATGAATCAGCAAACCATCTTTCTGTTTCTCTTTTTTTCGGTCCTCATCGGCACGCATGGCTCACAGGCCCAATCCTTTCATACCAATAAAATCGTGGCCCATCGGGGAGCGTGGAAAAGTCAGGGGTTGCCCCAAAACTCCATTGCCTCCCTTCAAAATGCGATAAAACTGGGCTGTGTCGGCTCTGAATTCGACGTTCGGATGACCAAAGATGAGGTCCTGGTCATCAATCACGACGCGCATTACGAAGGCATGGACATTGAAACCACCGATTACGCCGATCTGATCACAAAGCCGTTGAAAAACGGTGAGCCACTGCCCACGTTGGAAGATTATTTGAAAGAAGGGAAAAAGCAGAGTAAAACCATGCTCGTGACGGAGATCAAGCCCTCGCCTGCGGGGAAAAAACGGGCATTGCTTTTGGCCGAAAAAGTGGTGCAGACCGTCCGCAAATTGAAAGCTCAAAAGTGGGTGGTGTATATCAGTTTTGATTATGATATTTTGAAAAAAGTACGGGAATTGGACAAAAACGCCAAACTTCAATACCTTAACGGAAATCTCTCGGCGGAACAGCTCCAAGCCGACAACATCGACGGATTGGATTATCACTTCAGTGTGTTGCAAAAAGACGAACAATGGATCGCCAACGCCAAAAAACACGGACTCGTAACCAACGCCTGGACGGTCAATGATACCTTAGTGATGGATTACTTTTTTGTACGAAACATTGATTTTATCACCACCGATGAGCCCGAAAAAGCTCTTGTGCGTGACGCACGGTTTGCCAAAGAAAAACGCAAACTGGTTTGGAGTGATGAATTTAATTATGCCGGGTTGCCGGACCCCGCCAAATGGGGCTACGATGTAGGCGGAAAAGGCTGGGGGAACAATGAGTTGCAATACTACACCCACGCCGATACCAACAATGCACTGGTTAAGAACGGTGTACTTTCCATCACGGCCCGCAAAGCTAAGTTTGAGAATCGAGACTATACCTCCGCTCGGCTCCTGACCAAAGGAAAAGCGGAATGGACCTACGGACGCTTTGAAATACGCGCAAAGCTGCCCAAAGGGCGCGGCACCTGGCCGGCGATCTGGATGCTGGGCAGCAACATCGAAACCGCCGGCTGGCCCAAATGCGGTGAAATTGACATCATGGAACACGTAGGGTACGACCCGGACACACTCGTGGGTACTATCCATACCCAATCCTACAATCACGTGAAGGGTACTCAGAAATCGAAGAAGATTTTCATTAAAAACCCTTACACCGAGTTTCACGTTTTTGCCGTCGATTGGACGCCCGACAAAATGGATTTTCTGCTGGACGGCAACGTCTATCTGAGTATCCCCAACGAGCATAAAACCGTTGACGAATGGCCGTTTGACAAGCCGGAGCACTTACTGCTCAACGTAGCGGTGGGCGGCAATTGGGGCGGGGCCAAGGGCATCGACGAAAGCGTTTTCCCGGCGGCTATGCAGGTGGATTATGTACGGGTGTTTCAATAA
- a CDS encoding 2-oxoacid:ferredoxin oxidoreductase subunit beta: MTYIKPKFRHPDLPKNAVGYSKSDYEGVISTLCAGCGHDSISGSIVQACYEMSIEPHRVAKLSGIGCSSKTPNYFLNNSHGFNSVHGRMPSVATGANMANRDLIYLGVSGDGDTASIGMGQFVHAIRRNLNMLYIVMNNGCYGLTKGQDSATADAGSVSKSGSVNPFEGIDLVGMALELGATFVARSFSGDKTQLVPLIKAALSHKGFALIDVLSPCVTFNNNAGSTKSYDYVRDHIEALAEIGYVPEKEEITISYDSGSSVDVELHDGSSVQLHKLADGWDPRDRQAAMRRLQQAKAEGEILTGLVYVDPESKDLHEIIKSDTRPLNSLNEEDLCPGSGVLALLNDEFR, translated from the coding sequence ATGACGTATATAAAACCAAAATTCCGTCACCCCGACCTGCCCAAAAACGCGGTAGGTTATTCTAAATCAGACTATGAAGGGGTGATCTCGACGCTTTGTGCCGGCTGTGGGCATGATTCCATCAGCGGCTCCATCGTACAGGCGTGCTATGAGATGTCGATCGAACCGCACCGCGTGGCAAAACTGTCAGGGATCGGGTGCTCTTCCAAAACACCCAATTATTTCCTCAACAACTCACACGGGTTCAACTCCGTTCACGGGCGGATGCCGTCGGTAGCCACGGGGGCCAATATGGCCAACCGCGACCTGATCTACCTCGGCGTATCCGGCGACGGCGACACCGCGTCGATCGGAATGGGGCAGTTTGTGCATGCCATTCGCCGCAACCTCAACATGCTGTACATCGTGATGAACAACGGCTGCTACGGCCTGACCAAAGGACAGGACTCGGCCACGGCCGATGCCGGCTCGGTCAGCAAAAGCGGCTCCGTCAATCCGTTTGAAGGCATTGATTTAGTAGGTATGGCGTTGGAGTTGGGCGCTACCTTCGTGGCGCGCAGCTTTTCGGGTGACAAAACCCAGTTGGTCCCGCTCATCAAAGCGGCGCTTTCGCACAAAGGATTTGCGCTTATCGACGTGCTTTCTCCCTGCGTAACGTTCAATAACAACGCAGGCTCCACCAAATCGTACGATTACGTGCGCGATCACATTGAGGCCTTGGCGGAAATAGGCTACGTACCCGAAAAAGAAGAGATCACGATTTCATACGACAGCGGCAGCTCGGTCGATGTAGAACTCCACGACGGCTCCTCGGTGCAGTTGCACAAGCTGGCCGACGGCTGGGACCCGCGCGACCGTCAGGCAGCGATGCGGCGATTGCAGCAAGCCAAAGCCGAAGGCGAGATCCTGACGGGCTTGGTATATGTTGACCCCGAAAGTAAAGACCTGCACGAGATCATCAAGTCAGATACCCGACCGCTCAACAGTTTAAATGAGGAAGATCTATGTCCGGGCTCAGGCGTTTTAGCTCTGCTGAACGACGAATTCAGGTAA
- a CDS encoding OmpA family protein: MMAKHIGWWWCVFASIGVSQAQEVQWAGKLVGFSSEFRKENVGLEYRATQALGVPNTIPPFGESACAWSPYNADSNVEEWIRVAFDKPQKARQILIVENFNPGCITQVYAYDPAGKEMLVWTGSGPAVADVGRVLTITVPDSSMIISSVKVALNPARVKGYNQIDAIGLNAGDKPYEPMINVFKDAPKEIVKENLGGGVNTKSQEVAPVISPDGKTIFFTRGKYEKNVGSAETQDVWFSTRQGDIWNEAQNMGAPINNADNNAIVSISPDGKTLYLMNVYRPDGTMTFGLSKATRTKTGWTAPVECKIENIYNLDKKNNTEFTLSPKGNVLVMSVKREDTNGDRDLYVSFLKGDATWSKPLNMGSIINTADVESAPFIATDNKTLYFTSYGHAGYGGGDIFMTRRLDESWTKWSQPENLGPAINTTQWDGFLSIPASGEYAYVSSMQNSMGGEDLFRFKVYNAIRPEPVAIISGSVIDADTRKPVTTEIVANLLKDNSNVSKIEYDPETGEYKIILPLQQSYRLSAIKDGFFPLDEIVDLSKDKRFRDIKRNILLVPIKEGKKITTNSIMFEQSKFELLTESLPDLNRIAEMMLKYANMEILIEGHTDNQGDFKLNMELSENRVKEVKKYLVSKGIPETRLQVKGWGSTKPVASNELEETRKKNRRVEFTILKV; the protein is encoded by the coding sequence ATGATGGCCAAACATATCGGGTGGTGGTGGTGTGTTTTCGCTTCGATTGGCGTGAGTCAGGCGCAGGAAGTTCAGTGGGCCGGTAAGTTAGTAGGGTTCTCCTCCGAATTTCGTAAAGAAAACGTAGGCTTGGAATACCGGGCCACTCAGGCGTTGGGTGTTCCCAATACCATACCTCCGTTTGGAGAAAGTGCCTGTGCGTGGTCACCTTATAATGCTGATTCCAACGTGGAAGAATGGATTCGAGTGGCTTTTGATAAACCGCAAAAAGCACGCCAAATTCTTATTGTCGAAAATTTCAACCCGGGGTGTATCACTCAGGTATATGCCTATGACCCTGCCGGCAAAGAAATGTTGGTATGGACCGGCAGCGGACCTGCTGTGGCCGATGTAGGGCGTGTGCTGACCATTACGGTTCCGGATTCTTCCATGATCATCAGTTCGGTGAAAGTGGCCCTGAATCCGGCGCGTGTCAAAGGCTATAATCAGATCGACGCCATCGGACTCAATGCGGGAGACAAACCTTATGAGCCTATGATCAATGTATTCAAAGATGCGCCTAAGGAAATCGTCAAGGAAAATCTGGGGGGGGGAGTAAATACCAAATCTCAGGAAGTGGCCCCCGTTATTTCCCCCGACGGAAAAACTATCTTTTTTACCCGTGGAAAATACGAAAAAAACGTAGGCAGTGCCGAAACCCAGGATGTGTGGTTTTCGACGCGCCAGGGCGACATTTGGAATGAAGCCCAAAACATGGGCGCGCCTATCAACAACGCCGACAACAACGCCATTGTAAGTATCTCTCCCGATGGAAAGACGCTTTATTTAATGAATGTGTATCGTCCCGACGGTACCATGACCTTTGGCTTATCCAAAGCTACGCGGACAAAAACAGGGTGGACGGCACCTGTGGAATGTAAGATCGAAAATATTTATAACCTTGATAAAAAAAACAATACCGAGTTTACGCTTTCTCCGAAAGGAAATGTGCTGGTTATGTCGGTCAAACGGGAGGACACCAACGGCGACCGCGATTTATACGTCAGTTTTTTGAAAGGAGATGCTACCTGGAGCAAACCCCTCAATATGGGCTCCATCATCAATACTGCTGATGTAGAAAGCGCCCCTTTTATCGCTACGGATAATAAAACCCTTTATTTTACTTCGTACGGTCATGCGGGTTATGGCGGTGGAGATATTTTTATGACCCGTCGACTCGACGAATCATGGACCAAATGGAGCCAACCCGAAAACCTTGGCCCCGCCATCAATACCACTCAGTGGGATGGGTTCCTGAGTATTCCCGCCTCCGGCGAATATGCATATGTGAGTTCGATGCAGAATTCAATGGGCGGAGAAGACCTGTTTCGATTTAAGGTTTACAATGCCATTCGACCGGAGCCGGTGGCCATTATTTCGGGAAGTGTCATCGATGCCGATACCCGTAAACCTGTGACGACAGAAATTGTAGCCAATCTGTTGAAGGATAATTCCAACGTATCAAAAATAGAATACGACCCTGAAACAGGCGAATACAAGATCATATTGCCCCTACAGCAGTCTTACCGCCTGAGTGCGATCAAAGACGGTTTTTTTCCGTTAGACGAAATTGTGGACCTTTCAAAAGATAAGCGTTTCAGGGACATAAAACGTAATATCCTTTTGGTACCTATCAAAGAAGGCAAGAAAATTACGACCAACAGCATTATGTTTGAGCAGAGTAAGTTTGAACTGCTCACGGAGTCATTGCCTGATTTGAATCGTATTGCCGAAATGATGCTCAAATATGCGAATATGGAAATCCTTATTGAGGGACATACCGACAATCAGGGGGATTTTAAACTCAATATGGAACTCTCCGAAAATCGGGTGAAAGAGGTAAAAAAATACCTGGTGAGCAAAGGTATTCCCGAAACCCGTCTTCAAGTCAAAGGGTGGGGGTCTACCAAACCTGTGGCAAGTAACGAACTCGAAGAAACCCGTAAAAAAAATCGACGGGTAGAGTTTACGATTTTGAAAGTTTGA
- a CDS encoding Fic family protein, with the protein MGLFIHQHHHWPHFTWHTDDLIHLLSEARNLQGRLMGKMESLGFELRDEALLETLTSDVLKSAEIEGELLNPEQVRSSIAQRLGMDFAGAITSDRNVDGMVDMMIDATRHCFEPLTKERLFDWHAGLFPIWRSGIFKITVADWRKDTMGKMQVVSGAAGREKVHFQAPDADLVEMEMSRFLEWFNEEHTIDLVIKAAIAHLWFVTIHPFQDGNGRITRALTDMLLAQSDKSTQRFYSMSAQIRVERKEYYENLEKTQKGDLDITEWIQWFLSCLINALKATDTLLTRVMLKADFWNRHSKTIINERQTKILNKLLDGFEGKLTSMKWAKMAKCSKDTAIRDINDLINKGVLQKETAGGRSTNYELKSPQQRTE; encoded by the coding sequence ATGGGTTTATTTATACATCAACACCATCATTGGCCTCATTTTACGTGGCATACTGATGACTTGATTCATCTGCTGAGTGAAGCAAGAAATCTACAGGGCCGATTAATGGGTAAAATGGAATCTTTGGGTTTTGAGTTGCGTGATGAAGCCTTACTTGAAACCTTGACTTCCGATGTATTGAAGTCGGCAGAAATTGAAGGAGAGCTGTTAAATCCGGAGCAGGTTCGGTCGTCGATTGCCCAACGATTGGGGATGGATTTCGCAGGTGCAATAACGTCAGACAGAAATGTTGACGGAATGGTTGATATGATGATTGATGCCACCCGTCATTGTTTCGAACCGTTAACGAAAGAGCGACTTTTTGATTGGCATGCGGGGTTATTCCCCATCTGGAGAAGCGGAATATTCAAAATAACCGTTGCTGATTGGAGAAAAGATACCATGGGAAAAATGCAGGTGGTATCGGGTGCGGCGGGAAGAGAGAAAGTGCATTTTCAAGCCCCGGATGCTGATTTGGTTGAGATGGAAATGAGCCGATTTTTGGAATGGTTTAATGAAGAACATACCATTGATTTGGTGATAAAAGCGGCCATTGCTCATCTTTGGTTTGTAACCATTCATCCATTTCAGGATGGAAACGGTCGAATTACCAGAGCGCTGACCGATATGTTGTTAGCCCAATCGGATAAAAGCACTCAACGGTTTTATAGTATGTCTGCTCAAATTAGGGTAGAAAGAAAAGAATACTACGAAAATCTTGAAAAAACGCAAAAAGGAGACCTTGACATAACCGAGTGGATACAATGGTTTTTAAGCTGCCTGATCAATGCTTTAAAAGCAACCGATACCCTTTTGACCCGAGTGATGCTTAAAGCTGATTTTTGGAACAGGCATTCAAAAACAATCATTAATGAAAGACAAACGAAGATTTTAAATAAATTACTGGACGGATTTGAAGGCAAACTGACCTCAATGAAATGGGCTAAGATGGCAAAATGCTCAAAAGATACGGCCATTAGAGATATTAATGATTTGATAAATAAGGGAGTGCTACAAAAAGAGACTGCCGGAGGAAGAAGTACCAATTATGAATTAAAATCCCCGCAGCAGCGCACTGAGTGA
- a CDS encoding FAD-dependent oxidoreductase, which produces MKPTDIKNPEYFHKVVDCQYACPAHTPVPEYIRLIAAERYTEAYMVNWESNVFPGVLGRTCDRPCEPACRRGRVEEEPVAICRLKRVAADNKGDVASFMPQGPFLPNGKKIALIGGGPAALTVARDLAPLGYEVHLYDDQPMGGGMMRSQIPSFRLPDSVLNEEVGYILDLGIHTHFNTRVNSLREVLNQGYDAVFIGTGAPKGKDLADLPGRWEAKANIHIGIEWLASVAFEHTAKIGKKVIVLGGGNTAMDCCRTSRRLGGEEVKVVVRSPFKEMKASPWEIEDALHEDIPILECHVPKSFVVEDGKLKGMTFEKVEAKYENGRRKLVSTGEPDVFIEADDVLVAIGQENSFPWIERDLGLQFNEWGLPVLDEVTFQSTIPNVFFGGDSAMGPKNVITAVAQGHTAAVSIDLFCNEQSLHERPSPFTNLISQKMGIHEWIYDSPVSDDERFKVPHADKALTLKDRKKEVELGFSPDTGFKEAQRCLNCDVQTVFTENKCIECDACMDVCPTSCITFTINGEEEDLRSRLLVPATNLTQDLYVSDTLKTGRVMVKDEDVCLHCGLCAERCPTSAWDMQKYLYSVTKAGCQTSVLETI; this is translated from the coding sequence TTGAAACCGACTGACATTAAAAATCCGGAATATTTCCACAAGGTTGTGGACTGTCAATACGCGTGTCCGGCGCATACACCTGTACCTGAGTACATTCGGCTCATTGCGGCCGAACGCTACACCGAGGCGTACATGGTCAACTGGGAATCCAACGTTTTTCCGGGTGTGTTGGGTCGTACCTGCGACCGTCCCTGTGAACCTGCCTGCCGACGCGGGCGCGTGGAAGAAGAGCCGGTGGCGATCTGCCGCCTTAAGCGTGTAGCGGCTGATAATAAAGGGGATGTGGCAAGCTTTATGCCCCAAGGTCCCTTTCTGCCGAACGGGAAGAAAATAGCCCTCATCGGCGGCGGTCCTGCCGCGCTGACGGTGGCGCGTGATCTGGCCCCGTTGGGGTATGAAGTGCATCTCTACGATGACCAGCCGATGGGCGGTGGAATGATGCGGAGTCAGATTCCGTCGTTCCGTTTGCCTGACAGTGTGTTGAACGAAGAAGTAGGTTATATCCTTGATCTGGGCATTCATACGCATTTCAATACCCGCGTCAATAGCCTGCGCGAAGTGCTGAACCAAGGCTACGACGCGGTCTTTATCGGAACGGGGGCACCAAAAGGAAAAGACCTGGCAGATCTGCCCGGTCGCTGGGAAGCCAAGGCCAACATCCACATCGGGATCGAATGGCTGGCGAGTGTGGCGTTTGAACATACCGCGAAAATCGGCAAGAAAGTGATCGTGCTGGGTGGTGGAAACACCGCCATGGATTGCTGCCGTACTTCCCGCCGCTTAGGAGGAGAGGAAGTGAAAGTGGTGGTTCGCAGTCCGTTCAAAGAAATGAAAGCGTCGCCGTGGGAAATCGAGGATGCGCTTCACGAAGATATTCCGATCCTGGAATGCCACGTGCCGAAATCGTTTGTGGTGGAAGACGGCAAACTCAAAGGAATGACCTTTGAGAAAGTGGAAGCCAAATACGAAAACGGCCGCCGCAAACTCGTTTCGACGGGTGAGCCGGACGTATTCATCGAAGCCGATGATGTGCTCGTGGCCATCGGACAGGAAAACTCCTTCCCGTGGATCGAGCGCGATCTGGGCCTTCAGTTCAACGAATGGGGCTTGCCCGTGCTGGATGAAGTGACTTTCCAATCGACCATCCCCAACGTATTTTTTGGCGGTGACTCGGCCATGGGGCCTAAAAACGTCATCACGGCGGTGGCACAGGGGCATACGGCGGCGGTTTCCATTGATCTGTTTTGTAACGAACAATCGCTTCACGAGCGGCCTTCTCCGTTTACGAACCTGATCAGTCAGAAAATGGGAATCCACGAGTGGATCTATGATAGCCCCGTCTCGGACGATGAGCGCTTTAAAGTGCCGCACGCTGACAAAGCGTTGACCCTAAAAGACCGTAAAAAAGAAGTGGAGTTGGGCTTCAGCCCCGATACCGGATTCAAAGAGGCACAACGTTGTCTCAACTGCGATGTGCAAACCGTCTTTACCGAAAATAAATGCATTGAATGTGATGCCTGTATGGATGTATGTCCTACGTCATGCATTACGTTTACGATCAACGGTGAAGAGGAGGATTTGCGGTCGCGGCTGCTCGTGCCGGCCACCAATCTTACCCAAGACCTCTACGTGTCGGATACGCTTAAAACGGGTCGGGTCATGGTCAAGGATGAAGACGTTTGTCTTCACTGCGGGCTGTGTGCCGAGCGTTGCCCCACTTCCGCCTGGGATATGCAGAAATATTTGTATTCAGTCACCAAAGCAGGGTGTCAAACGAGTGTTTTAGAAACTATTTAA
- a CDS encoding apiosidase-like domain-containing protein: MKKKAKPVVASTVNQSIFPLKISRDGRYLTNRFGQPFLMNADAGWTLFHKLKLEEVRYYLDTRRDQHFNTVFLQLLPPEPNQTNAYGDAPFVQQGNFATPDEKYFAYVEQVIKLASQKQLLVAIVPAWSGCCGTNWFAVQTTNGADKCRNFGLYLGHRLGNYTNVIWVMGGDRDPLKDEVLQRAMAEGIKESSPYQPLTCHSAGLNSGTEVFSVEQWPDFSMLCTYFREKQGVWTAHIPQVYEAAWKEMQKMPRKAFILGESQYEDENFGNALMMRRQAYWALLSGGSGHCYGSSVWSFAPNWREKLALPGASQMSLFYKIMNGLPWYLSRPDTTSQLLVEGRGAYGSDDYGVVSVLPNNRMAMIYLPSGRTIKVDVSKINGSNIRALWISPRTNNRFIGGYFKPQGIRELTPPSLDDDWLLLLGNVGRK, encoded by the coding sequence GTGAAAAAAAAAGCCAAGCCGGTTGTTGCGTCGACGGTCAATCAGAGCATATTTCCCCTGAAAATAAGCCGTGACGGGCGGTATCTGACCAATCGTTTCGGACAGCCTTTTCTGATGAATGCCGATGCCGGCTGGACGCTTTTCCATAAACTCAAACTGGAGGAGGTCCGCTATTATTTGGACACACGGCGCGACCAACATTTTAATACGGTCTTTTTGCAGTTGTTACCCCCGGAACCCAATCAGACCAACGCGTATGGCGATGCGCCCTTTGTGCAGCAGGGAAACTTTGCCACTCCCGATGAAAAATACTTTGCGTACGTGGAGCAGGTGATAAAATTGGCCTCTCAAAAGCAGTTATTGGTCGCGATAGTGCCGGCATGGTCGGGGTGCTGCGGGACCAATTGGTTTGCCGTACAAACGACGAACGGAGCTGACAAATGCCGAAATTTCGGACTGTATCTTGGGCACCGATTGGGGAATTATACAAACGTAATTTGGGTCATGGGGGGGGACCGTGACCCGCTGAAAGACGAAGTCTTGCAGCGGGCCATGGCTGAAGGGATCAAAGAAAGTTCGCCTTATCAGCCTTTGACCTGCCATTCAGCCGGTTTGAATTCAGGTACGGAGGTATTTTCTGTAGAACAATGGCCGGACTTTAGCATGTTGTGTACCTATTTTAGGGAAAAGCAGGGCGTTTGGACGGCCCATATACCCCAAGTATATGAAGCGGCATGGAAAGAAATGCAAAAAATGCCTCGGAAGGCTTTTATTCTGGGTGAGTCGCAGTATGAAGATGAAAATTTCGGAAATGCACTGATGATGCGGAGGCAGGCGTATTGGGCGCTTTTAAGCGGCGGAAGCGGTCATTGCTACGGAAGTTCAGTGTGGTCTTTTGCTCCTAACTGGCGGGAAAAGCTTGCATTGCCCGGGGCATCGCAAATGAGCCTGTTCTATAAGATCATGAATGGATTGCCCTGGTACCTTTCCCGACCCGATACCACTTCGCAATTATTGGTGGAAGGCAGGGGGGCCTACGGTAGTGATGATTATGGGGTGGTGTCGGTATTGCCTAATAACCGGATGGCTATGATCTATTTGCCTTCCGGCCGAACCATAAAGGTGGATGTCAGCAAAATCAACGGAAGTAATATCAGAGCCTTATGGATAAGCCCCCGTACCAATAACCGGTTTATCGGCGGCTATTTTAAACCACAGGGCATCAGAGAACTGACTCCGCCAAGCCTGGACGACGATTGGCTGTTGCTGTTGGGTAATGTTGGGCGTAAGTGA